The genomic DNA GTCACATGGAAATTTTTGCGGATGTTGCCTATGTCAAGCATAAGCCTTGTTATAGCATTCTGGTTGCCTTCGGCATTTTTCTGGCGGACAAGCTGGCGTATCTCGCTGTCGTAGTAGTCCACCCTGTCGGATGTGAAAAGATAATACTGTCTGTAAGGGTAGCTGTAGTCCCACAGGGCACGGTATTTGTTGATAACGTAAATCCTGCCCACATATTCGTCCTTGCCGAAGTTCTCTATCTCGGTAATCTGCCTGAAATCAGCTCTGTAGCTTTGCAGGTTGCTGAACGAACCGAGTATTTCGTCTATTGTTGCGCCGAAAGCGCCGGTACTTATACAAAGCACCGTTAAAAGCATTATGATCTTCTTCTTCATTCAAACCTCCGCCTGAATCAGCCGTATCATATTCTGACATTTCTAAGTGTCAAAGGTTTTATTGAACATTAAGGAAAAAGCCGAAAAGGCATCTTTTGCAAAATAAATTTTATCAATTGACTTTATCAAGCATATACAACAACTAACAGTTATCAAATAATATACCCGTGTTTAATTATTGACTGTACCTATAAATATTCAGCCCATACCTTAAAAAATAACAAAAACACCCCCTATGTTCCATTTTTTATTATCCATGCCTATTTATACACCGTTTCAATATTAATATAGCAACCAAATACTCCGTATACCCTTATATTTTAGGGCTTGACATCAATAATACATTATTTTATTATCGAATACTTTCAAGATACAGAGGATAAGTTATGCGAATTAAGAAGCTTATGTCCGCAAACAGGGGCGAAATCGCCATCAGAACCTTCCGTGCCTGTACAGAGCTTGGAATACGCACAGTTGCTGTGTACTCCACAGAAGACCGCTACTCACTCCACAGATATAAAGCGGACGAGGCTTATCACATAGGACGCGGGCTTGACCCGGTGGCTGCTTACCTCAATATTGACGAAATTGTCGAACTCGCCGTGCGCGAAAATATAGATGCCATACACCCCGGCTACGGCTTCCTTGCCGAAAACGCAGACTTTGCCGCTGCCTGTGAGGACAAGGGAATTATTTTTGTCGGCCCATCCCCTGAAACAATAAAAATTTTCGGTGACAAGAAAAGCGCCAAGGATCTCGCCGTTTCCTGCGGTGTACCAGTCATCAGAGGCTCAAAAGGCGTGGTGCAGGATCTTGCAGAAGCGAAAAAAGCAGCGGCTGACATCGGCTTTCCTGTACTGCTCAAAGCCATTGCAGGCGGTGGAGGAAGAGGAATCCGCATCGCAAGGGACGACAGGGAGCTCGCAGACAACTTTGACTCCGCCAAAAGCGAAGCCCTCAAAGCCTTCGGCAACGGCGATATTATTATTGAGAAATATATAGAAAAACCCAAACATATAGAGGTTCAGCTTCTGGGTGACAGGGGCGGGAACGTAATCCACCTTTTCGAGCGTGACTGTTCGGTTCAGCGCAGGCATCAGAAACTCATAGAAATAGCCCCTTCCATCAACGTTCCACAGACAACCCTTGATAAAATGTACGAGGCCTCCATAGCCATAGGCAGGGCATCCGGACTGAAAAACGCCGCCACTGTCGAATTTCTTGTGGATAAAAATAACGACTTCTACTTTCTGGAGGTCAACCCCCGCATTCAGGTTGAGCACACCGTCACAGAGCTCATAACCGGGATAGACATAGTGCAGAGCCAGATATTCATCAGCGCAGGCGATCTCATGTCCGGCGAAAACATTGATATAAAATCACAGGAAGCCGTAACAAAATCAGGCTACGCCATCCAGTGCCGCGTCACAACGGAAGACCCGCGGAACAACTTCATGCCGGATACGGGCGAAATCGAAGCTTACAGGATAGCCACAG from Geovibrio ferrireducens includes the following:
- a CDS encoding LolA family protein codes for the protein MKKKIIMLLTVLCISTGAFGATIDEILGSFSNLQSYRADFRQITEIENFGKDEYVGRIYVINKYRALWDYSYPYRQYYLFTSDRVDYYDSEIRQLVRQKNAEGNQNAITRLMLDIGNIRKNFHVTLGGNNVLNLVPLSDIGVRYIKVETDGSRITKVISEDPTGNKTEVTFTNIQLNADIDKKVFEPTVPPGTEVFEYN